One window from the genome of Saccharomyces mikatae IFO 1815 strain IFO1815 genome assembly, chromosome: 2 encodes:
- the SMKI02G2480 gene encoding uncharacterized protein (similar to Saccharomyces cerevisiae YBR137W; ancestral locus Anc_3.132), whose amino-acid sequence MVTLDNKLLKRLTSREVPLKELEDMENRCFLSTFTYQDAFELGSYVRNAVKKNFPEKPVAIDISLPNGHCLFRTVTYGGSVLDNDFWIQRKKKTAIRFGHSSFYMGCKKGDKTPEERFFVDAKEYAFHGGAVLIQSERSDYPYGCLTISGLKQEEDHLMAVTSLIAFASQNLEENLNLD is encoded by the coding sequence ATGGTGACACTAGATAATAAGTTATTGAAAAGGTTGACCTCGCGTGAGGTGCCATTAAAAGAGTTAGAAGATATGGAGAACCGCTGCTTTTTATCTACTTTCACGTATCAAGATGCTTTTGAGTTGGGAAGTTACGTGAGAAATGcagtaaagaaaaattttccagaaAAACCGGTTGCAATTGATATCTCCTTACCTAACGGGCATTGCTTATTTCGTACAGTAACTTATGGTGGAAGTGTATTAGACAATGATTTTTGgattcaaagaaagaagaaaacagcaATCAGGTTCGGTCATTCGAGTTTTTACATGGGCTGCAAAAAGGGGGACAAAACACCtgaagaaagattttttgtAGACGCAAAGGAATACGCTTTCCATGGGGGTGCTGTCTTGATACAATCTGAAAGAAGTGACTACCCCTATGGCTGTTTAACTATTAGTGGGTTAaagcaagaagaagatcaTTTAATGGCTGTTACATCTCTAATTGCGTTTGCCAGTCAAAATTTAGAGGAGAACTTAAATTTGGATTAA
- the HSL7 gene encoding protein arginine N-methyltransferase (similar to Saccharomyces cerevisiae HSL7 (YBR133C); ancestral locus Anc_3.399) has protein sequence MHSNVFVGVKPGFNYKQHSKKQHFLENVSSHAAGLPSNYDYVLLPITTPRYKEVVGQVFKEFQKQSKQNWRPLQVPEPQLQDICIPPFNVNNLDNDDTPSYIGLLSSWLELESRDSIVRDLGLKVLLNECRYARFVGINKLILAPPRDLSNLQLYGQMIYRLLQNPIIFAAPALTISISLPLYEDSDPLATWELWNTVRKLCEYHPSLTISLALPRTRTPSYVLNRWLAEPVSCLLVSSSIFASNQYDYPVLHKFNQSLILKFQKVNGDSQILGNELCVILHGMEKYANDVKGGESAYLEYINYLLKKGDKVLNSNGNRQFLLQEESRIMPPLKPHSDNLSNSTYLTFEKDLVKYDLYESAILEALQDLAPRASAKRPLVVLVAGAGRGPLVDRTFKILSMLFMDSKVSIIAIEKNPQAYLYLQKRNFDYWDNRVKLVKEDMTKWQINEPSERRIQVDLCISELLGSFGCNELSPECLWSIEKYHSHNDTIFIPRSYSSYIAPISSPLFYQKLLQTNCSLEAPWIVHRVPYCILSSRVNEVWRFEHPMSGKDVDQEENYGSTVKFSQSSLNEFKIKHRGEIHGFIGFFSANLYNNIFLSTLPNDSTVRLKFNEERLMHARQDESLIKKWNHTPNMNSWSPIIFPLKQPMSFVDDSELSVLMSRIHSDTEQKIWYEWSLESFIYLMLSNYGSAATATSMTIPRSIATEESKTSGRNQHYLATANQNSDNQIDLDQDIENEEEQGFLSNLETGWQSVQDIHGLSEAVRPGRLSSVNKPMFDLKTARALDSSNESPRHEDLEEDAPEIHVRVKTGVSTLHNVCGRVFSLPL, from the coding sequence ATGCATAGTAACGTTTTTGTTGGTGTCAAACCAGGGTTTAATTATAAACAGCACAGCAAAAAACAACATTTCCTGGAAAATGTCTCTAGTCACGCAGCGGGACTGCCAAGCAACTACGATTACGTTTTGCTTCCTATAACGACGCCAAGGTATAAGGAGGTAGTGGGGCAGGTATTCAAAGAGTTCCAGAAACAATCCAAACAGAATTGGAGACCCCTTCAGGTCCCTGAGCCCCAGTTGCAGGATATATGTATACCTCCGTTCAACGTCAACAACCTAGACAACGACGACACACCGTCTTACATAGGGCTGTTATCATCTTGGCTGGAATTGGAAAGCCGTGATTCAATTGTAAGAGACCTCGGTTTGAAGGTCCTTCTGAATGAATGTAGATATGCAAGGTTTGTCGGGATCAATAAGCTAATATTGGCGCCCCCACGCGATCTGTCCAATCTACAGTTGTATGGGCAGATGATTTATAGACTTCTTCAAAACCCCATCATATTCGCTGCACCTGCATTAACCATATCTATTTCTTTGCCACTTTATGAAGACAGCGATCCATTGGCGACTTGGGAACTGTGGAATACTGTGCGGAAATTATGCGAATATCATCCATCATTGACAATCTCTTTGGCTTTGCCAAGAACTAGGACGCCTTCTTATGTGCTTAATAGATGGTTGGCCGAACCAGTCTCGTGTCTTTTAGTGTCTTCATCCATCTTCGCCAGTAATCAATATGATTATCCTGTTCTGCATAAGTTCAACCAGAGTTTGATTctaaaatttcaaaaagttaatGGAGATTCACAGATCCTGGGTAATGAACTATGCGTGATATTGCATGGAATGGAGAAATATGCAAACGATGTTAAGGGAGGTGAATCTGCTTATTTGGAATATATAAActatttattgaaaaagggCGACAAGGTTTTGAATTCCAATGGTAACCGTCAATTTTTGCTTCAAGAGGAATCTAGAATAATGCCTCCTCTTAAACCACACTCGGATAATTTGTCAAATTCCACATATTTgacctttgaaaaagactTGGTGAAATATGACCTTTATGAATCTGCCATATTGGAAGCGCTTCAGGATCTTGCTCCACGAGCGAGCGCCAAGAGACCATTAGTTGTTCTGGTGGCTGGAGCTGGAAGGGGGCCCCTAGTGGATAGAACTTTTAAGATATTATCGATGTTATTTATGGACAGTAAAGTTTCCATAATTGCGATTGAAAAGAATCCGCAGGCATATTTGTACCTGCAAAAGAGAAACTTCGATTACTGGGATAACAGGGTCAAATTGGTCAAGGAAGATATGACTAAATGGCAAATTAATGAGCCGTCCGAAAGGCGTATTCAGGTAGATTTATGCATAAGTGAATTATTGGGCTCGTTTGGTTGTAATGAGCTATCACCAGAATGTCTCTGGTCTATTGAAAAGTATCATTCCCATAATGATACGATCTTTATACCAAGGTCATACTCCTCCTATATAGCGCCTATTTCGTCGCCTCTATTTTACCAGAAACTTTTACAAACAAATTGCTCTTTGGAGGCCCCTTGGATAGTCCATAGAGTGCCATACTGTATATTATCCTCAAGGGTAAACGAGGTTTGGAGATTTGAGCATCCCATGAGCGGAAAAGACGTTGATCAAGAGGAAAACTATGGATCCACTGTCAAGTTTTCTCAAAGTTCATTGAATGAATTTAAGATAAAGCACCGTGGTGAAATTCATGGATTCATCGGGTTCTTCTCGGCAaacttatataataatatattcttgTCAACTTTGCCCAACGATAGCACAGTTCGTTTGaaatttaatgaagaaagattAATGCATGCCAGACAAGATGAAAGTTTGATCAAAAAGTGGAATCACACTCCAAATATGAATTCGTGGTCTCCAATAATTTTCCCTCTAAAACAGCCAATGTCCTTTGTAGATGATTCCGAACTTTCCGTGTTAATGTCACGGATACATTCGGACacagaacaaaaaatctgGTACGAATGGTCCTTGGAGAGTTTCATATATCTTATGTTGTCAAACTACGGTTCAGCGGCTACTGCAACAAGTATGACCATTCCTAGATCTATTGCTACAGAAGAATCTAAAACTTCAGGTCGCAACCAACATTATTTAGCGACCGCCAATCAAAACTCAGACAATCAAATTGATCTTGATCAAgacattgaaaatgaagaagagcAAGGGTTCTTATCCAATCTAGAAACTGGTTGGCAAAGTGTTCAAGATATTCATGGACTCAGCGAAGCTGTCAGACCAGGCCGATTAAGTTCTGTCAACAAGCCAATGTTCGACCTCAAAACCGCTAGGGCGCTTGATTCTTCTAATGAATCACCAAGACATGAAGATCTCGAGGAAGACGCTCCAGAAATACATGTAAGAGTTAAGACTGGTGTTTCTACGTTGCATAACGTCTGTGGCAGAGTCTTTTCCCTGCCCTTGTGA
- the CKS1 gene encoding cyclin-dependent protein kinase regulatory subunit CKS1 (similar to Saccharomyces cerevisiae CKS1 (YBR135W); ancestral locus Anc_3.400), which yields MYHHYHAFQGRKLTDQERARVLEFQDSIHYSPRYSDDNYEYRHVMLPKAMLKAIPSDYFNSEVGTLRILTEDEWRGLGITQSLGWEHYECHAPEPHILLFKRPLNYEAELRAATAAAQQQQQQQQQQQQQQQTQSISNDMQVPPQIS from the coding sequence ATGTACCATCATTATCACGCCTTCCAGGGTAGAAAACTTACTGACCAAGAGAGAGCACGTGTGCTGGAGTTTCAGGATTCCATTCACTATTCCCCGCGGTACTCAGACGATAACTATGAATACAGACACGTGATGCTGCCCAAGGCCATGCTAAAAGCTATTCCATCCGATTACTTCAACTCGGAGGTGGGGACACTGCGTATATTGACAGAGGATGAATGGAGAGGCCTTGGCATTACGCAGTCATTGGGATGGGAACATTATGAATGCCATGCACCAGAACCGCACATTTTGTTATTCAAAAGACCGCTGAATTACGAGGCTGAACTGAGAGCCGCGACTGCTGCTGctcaacagcaacagcaacagcaacagcaacagcaacagcaacagcagaCACAATCGATCTCGAACGATATGCAAGTTCCGCCGCAAATATCCTAG
- the MEC1 gene encoding protein kinase MEC1 (similar to Saccharomyces cerevisiae MEC1 (YBR136W); ancestral locus Anc_3.401): protein MESHVKYLDELILAIKDLNSGVSSEVQIKNVPTDPPTSQECTKSLKILNTLIRNLKDQRRNNIMKNDTIFSKTISALALLLEYNPFLLMTKDSTGNLQIQRLIDDILCVSVLNYDKCHRIWFIRKKLGRWCKACVQFYGKPAKLQLTTHFEALINIYEQALTEVLLGITELSKFYETLKHLYVLLYWFTSEYSTFGNSIAFLDSSLGFTRFDLNFQRLIRIVLYVFDSCQLSTLEYAGIQLKYVSLVVDYVCNRTVTTALDTPTLVSNERLIFALTTLNHFLDNKYGLLDNDPTMAKGILRLYSLCISNDFSKCFRDHFPIDQWADFSQNDIFPFTQLTNKSLSIVHFDLKRRSLPVGALKHDNNYNIWVYQSEKDSSLRNATSPFDDRYKQLEKLRLLVLKKFKRTERDTLFKYRVNQLSPGFFQRTDNDLKLILNEASVSIRTCFKTNNVTRLTSWTVTLGRLACLESKKFAGCQTNFTKNMDNWFVCHLCDVDKTGNPFERINPNRPEAVSKSEVFKILYSNFLSHSNVDEFSQSLLSGILFSLHRIFSHFQPPKLIDGDGQINKAFTLVQKCFMNPNRYLRLLSTRIIPLFNISDSHNSEDEHTATLIKFLQSQKSPVVKETLAIAWTQLTLTTSNDVFDTLLLKLIDIFNSDDYSLRIMMTFQIKNMAKILNKSPYQLLSPILPVLLRQLGKNLVERKVGFQNLIELLGYSSKTILDIFQRYIIPYAIIQYKSDVLSEIAKIMCDGDTSLINKLKVNLLKKNSRQIFAVALVKHGLFSLDILETLFLNRAPTFDKGYITAYLPDYKTLAEITKLYKNSVTKDANDRENANMILCSLRFLITNFEKDKRHGSKYKNIDNWTEDQEQAFQKKLQDNILGIFQVFSSDIHDVEGRTTYYEKLRVINGISFLIIYAPKKSIISALAQISICLQTGLGLKEVRYEAFRCWHLLVRHLNDEELSTVIDSLIAFILQKWSEFNGKLKNIVYNILDTLIKEKSDLILKFKPYTTLALVGKPELGILARDGQFARMVNKIRSTTDLIPIFANNLKSSNKYVINQNLDDIEVYLRRKQTERSIDFSPKKVGQTSDITLVLGALLDTSHKFRNLDKELCEKCAKCISMIGVLDVTKHEFKRTTYSENEVYDLNDNIQTIKFLIWVINDILVPAFWQSENPSKQLFVALVIQESLKYCGLSSESWDMNQKELYPNETKLWEKFNSVSKTTIYPLLSSLYLAQSWKEYVPLDYPSNNFKEGYKIWVKRFTLDLLKTGTTENHPLHVFSSLIREDDGSLSNFLLPYISLDIIIKAEKGTPYADILNGIIVEFDSIFTCNLEGMNKLQVDSLRMCYESIFRVFEYCKKWATQFKQNYSRLHGTFIIKDIKTINMLLRIDKFLQTTPSDLLAQRSLETDSFERSALYLEQCYRQNPHDKNQNGQLLKNLQITYEEIGDIDSLDGVLRTFATGNLVSKIEELQYSENWKLAQDCFNVLGKFSEDPKTTTRMLKSMYDHQLYSQIISSSSSHFADNKMSLCPEVNEWYSIGLEAANLEGNIQTLKNWVEQIESLKDVDDREVLLQYNIAKALVAISNNDPLRTQKYIHNSFRLVGTNFITASKETTLLKKQNLLMKLHSLYDLSLLSSAKDKFEYKSNTTILDYRMERIGADFVPNHYILSMRKSFDQLKLNEQTDIDLGKTFFTLAQLARNNSRLDIASESLMYCLEKRLPQAELEFAEILWKQGENDRALKIVQEIHEKYQENSSVNSRDRAAVLLKFTEWLDLSNNSASDQIIKQYQDIFQIDSKWDKPYYSIGLYYSRLLERKKAEGYITNGRFEYRAISYFLLAFEKNTAKVRENLPKVVTFWLDTAAASISEAPGNRKEILSKATEDICGHVEEALQHCPTYIWYFVLTQLLSRLLHSHQSSAQIIMHILLSLAVEYPSHILWYISALMNSNSSKRVLRGKHILEKYRQHSQNPQDLVSTALDLTKALTRVCLQDVKSVTSRSGKSLEKDFKFDMNVAPSAMVVPVRKNLDIISPLESNSMRGYQPFRPVVTIIRFGSSYKVFSSLKKPKQLNIIGSDGNIYGIMCKKEDVRQDNQYMQFATTMDFLLSKDIASRKRNLGINIYSVLSLREDCGILEMVPNVVTLRSILSTKYESLKIKYSLKSLHDRWQHTAADGKLEFYMEQVEKFPPILYQWFLENFPDPINWFNARNTYARSYAVMAMVGHILGLGDRHCENILLDIQTGKVLHVDFDCLFEKGKRLPVPEIVPFRLTPNLLDALGIIGTEGTFKKSSEVTLALMRKNEVALMNVIETIMYDRNMDHSIQKALKVLRNKIRGIDPQDGLVLSVAGQTETLIQEATSEDNLSKMYIGWLPFW, encoded by the coding sequence ATGGAATCACACGTCAAGTATCTTGACGAGCTCATATTGGCAATAAAAGACCTGAACTCCGGGGTGAGTTCTGAGgttcaaatcaaaaacGTGCCCACGGATCCACCTACTTCCCAGGAGTGTACCAAGAGTTTGAAGATCCTGAATACTCTCATAAGGAATCTCAAGGATCAGAGAAGAAACAACattatgaaaaatgatactatattttcaaaaactatTTCGGCGCTCGCCCTGCTTTTGGAGTATAATCCCTTCCTACTTATGACTAAGGACTCTACGGGGAACCTTCAGATACAAAGGCTTATAGATGACATTCTCTGTGTATCTGTTCTGAACTATGATAAGTGCCATAGGATTTGGTtcataagaaaaaaattaggGAGATGGTGCAAAGCTTGTGTTCAGTTTTATGGAAAACCCGCTAAATTACAACTTACCACACATTTTGAAGCCCTTATCAATATTTACGAGCAAGCTTTAACAGAAGTCCTGCTGGGTATCACTGAGCTTTCCAAGTTTTATGAAACGCTAAAGCATTTATACGTTCTCTTATACTGGTTCACTTCTGAGTATAGTACCTTCGGAAACTCAATAGCATTTCtggattcttctttagGATTCACCAGATTCGACTTAAACTTTCAACGGCTAATAAGGATAGTTCTTTATGTCTTTGATTCCTGTCAATTATCAACGCTAGAATATGCTGGAATTCAACTCAAATACGTTTCCCTAGTTGTGGATTATGTCTGCAATAGAACAGTAACTACAGCCCTAGACACTCCAACACTAGTTAGTAATGAACGGTTAATATTTGCATTGACTACCTTAAACCACTTTTTGGATAACAAATATGGACTCTTAGATAATGATCCTACAATGGCAAAAGGAATCCTTCGGCTATATTCTCTTTGTATTTCtaatgatttttcaaaatgtttCAGAGACCACTTCCCCATTGATCAGTGGGCAGATTTTTCGCAAAATGATATTTTCCCATTCACTCAATTGACTAACAAATCTCTCTCAATTGTACACTTCGACCTGAAAAGAAGGTCTCTTCCGGTTGGAGCCTTAAAGCACGATAATAATTATAACATTTGGGTTTACCAGTCCGAGAAGGACTCGAGTTTGAGAAATGCTACTTCTCCCTTTGATGACCGATATAAGCAACTAGAGAAATTAAGATTATTagtactaaaaaaattcaaaaggaCAGAAAGAGACACTTTGTTCAAATATCGTGTAAATCAGTTGAGTCCTggattctttcaaagaacGGATAATGATTTAAAGCTGATTTTAAACGAAGCATCTGTATCTATTCGAACTTGCTTTAAGACAAACAATGTAACAAGGCTAACGTCATGGACTGTAACTCTCGGGCGGCTAGCGTGTCTAGAATCAAAGAAGTTTGCAGGCTGTCAAACaaattttacaaaaaatatgGACAATTGGTTCGTTTGTCATTTATGCGATGTCGATAAAACAGGGAATCcgtttgaaagaattaatCCCAATAGACCTGAGGCTGTAAGTAAATCAGAAGTCTTCAAGATACTTTATTCAAACTTCCTCTCTCATTCAAATGTAGACGAATTTAGTCAATCTCTATTAAGCGgcattttattttctctacATAGAATCTTTTCCCATTTTCAGCCACCAAAACTTATAGATGGCGATGGTCAGATCAATAAGGCTTTTACTCTAGTTCAAAAGTGCTTTATGAATCCTAATAGATATTTACGTCTGCTAAGTACCAGAATAATACCTTTGTTCAACATATCAGACTCTCATAATTCCGAAGATGAACATACTGCCACGTTAATAAAGTTTCTACAATCCCAAAAATCACCAGTtgtaaaagaaactttaGCCATTGCTTGGACCCAATTGACATTGACGACTTCTAATGACGTTTTTGATACACTTCTTTTGAAGCTGATTGATATCTTCAATTCCGATGATTACAGTCTTCGAATAATGATGACATTCCAAATCAAAAACATGGCCAAAATTTTAAACAAATCACCGTATCAATTATTATCTCCTATTTTACCTGTATTGCTAAGACAGTTGGGGAAGAATCTTGTAGAGAGAAAGGTTGGATTCCAAAATTTAATCGAATTATTAGGCTATTCTTCTAAAACAATTCTTGATATATTCCAAAGATATATCATTCCTTATGCAATTATTCAATACAAGAGTGATGTACTAAGCGAAATTGCAAAAATTATGTGTGATGGTGACACGAGTTTAATCAATAAGTTAAAGGTGAatctattaaaaaaaaacagtagACAAATATTTGCAGTGGCGTTAGTGAAACATGGACTTTTTTCACTGGATATTTTGGAAACCCTTTTCCTTAACAGAGCTCCCACTTTTGATAAAGGATATATTACTGCCTATCTTCCTGATTATAAAACATTGGCTGAAATAACAAAACTTTATAAAAATAGCGTTACTAAAGATGCAAATGATAGGGAGAATGCAAACATGATCTTATGTTCTTTAAGGTTTTTAATCaccaattttgaaaaggacaAAAGACATGGTTCGAAGTACAAAAATATAGATAATTGGACGGAGGATCAGGAACAAGCGTTCCAAAAGAAGTTACAGGATAATATTTTAGGTATATTCCAGGTTTTTTCGAGTGATATACACGATGTTGAAGGTCGCACCACTTACTACGAAAAATTAAGGGTAATTAATGGTATTTCTTTCCTTATCATATATGcaccaaaaaaatctataaTTTCCGCATTAGCTCAAATTAGTATTTGTTTACAAACAGGACTAGGACTCAAAGAAGTTCGGTACGAGGCATTTAGATGTTGGCATCTGTTGGTTCGCCATctaaatgatgaagaactATCTACCGTCATAGATAGCTTAATTGcatttattcttcaaaaatggtCTGAGTTCAATGGAAAGCTTAAGAACATAGTATACAATATACTGGATACTCTTATCAAAGAGAAATCAGATTTGATTTTAAAATTTAAACCATACACTACTTTAGCCTTAGTAGGCAAACCTGAATTAGGGATTTTAGCCCGTGATGGTCAATTCGCAAGAATGGTGAATAAAATAAGAAGCACTACGGACCTTATACCCATATTCGCTAATAACCTAAAAAGTAGCAACAAGTACGTCATAAACCAGAATTTAGACGATATAGAGGTATATCTTAGGAGAAAGCAAACAGAAAGGTCGATTGATTTTTCACCGAAGAAGGTTGGACAAACTTCTGATATAACTTTGGTACTTGGTGCTTTACTAGATACTTCCCATAAGTTTAGGAATTTAGACAAAGAATTGTGTGAGAAATGTGCTAAGTGCATCAGTATGATCGGTGTCTTAGACGTTACAAAGCATGAGTTTAAAAGAACCACTTATTCGGAAAACGAAGTTTATGATTTGAACGATAATATTCAGACCATTAAATTCCTAATATGGGTAATTAATGATATTCTCGTTCCTGCCTTTTGGCAAAGTGAAAATCCTAGCAAACAATTATTTGTTGCTCTTGTTATACAGGAATCATTAAAATACTGTGGTCTAAGTTCAGAGTCATGGGATATGAATCAGAAAGAGTTATATCCAAATGAAACCAAACTATGGGAAAAGTTCAATTCCGTCTCCAAGACAACCATCTATCCACTTCTATCTTCCCTATATCTCGCCCAATCTTGGAAAGAATACGTCCCGCTGGATTATCCTTCTAATAACTTTAAGGAGGGATATAAAATTTGGGTGAAAAGATTTACATTGGATCTACTAAAAACTGGAACAACTGAAAATCACCCGCTACAcgtgttttcttctttaattaGAGAGGATGATGGCTCGCTGTCGAATTTCTTGCTACCTTATATTTCTCTagatattattataaaagcGGAAAAAGGAACTCCATACGCAGATATTTTGAACGGGATCATCGTTGAGTTTGACAGTATTTTTACTTGCAATCTGGAAGGAATGAATAAGTTGCAAGTTGATTCATTAAGAATGTGCTACGAATCGATTTTTAGGGTTTTTGAGTATTGCAAAAAATGGGCAACTCAATTTAAACAAAACTATAGTAGACTCCATGGTACttttattataaaagatataaaaaCAATTAACATGCTTTTGAGGATCGACAAATTTTTGCAAACAACCCCCTCGGATTTGTTAGCTCAACGGTCTTTGGAGACGGATTCATTTGAGAGATCTGCTCTATACCTTGAACAATGCTATCGACAGAATCCTCATGATAAGAATCAAAACGGACAACTGCTTAAAAATCTACAAATCACGTATGAAGAAATCGGAGACATTGATTCCCTCGATGGTGTACTGAGAACTTTTGCTACGGGAAATTTAGTCTCCAAAATCGAAGAGTTACAGTATTCCGAAAACTGGAAACTTGCACAAGACTGCTTTAATGTTCTCGGGAAATTTTCAGAGGATCCCAAAACTACTACTAGGATGCTAAAGTCCATGTATGACCATCAATTGTATTCTCAAATAATAtcaagttcttcttctcatTTTGCGGACAATAAAATGTCATTGTGTCCAGAAGTAAATGAGTGGTATAGTATAGGGCTTGAAGCGGCCAATCTTGAAGGTAACATTCAAACTTTAAAGAACTGGGTAGAGCAAATAGAAAGCCTAAAAGATGTTGATGATAGAGAAGTGCTTTTGCAATACAATATTGCTAAGGCCTTAGTCGCCATTTCAAACAATGATCCATTGAGGACTCAAAAGTACATCCACAATTCCTTCAGGCTTGTGGGAACAAATTTTATAACAGCATCTAAAGAGACGACGTTGttaaaaaaacagaatttGTTAATGAAATTACACAGTTTATATGACCTTAGTCTGCTATCCTCCGCGAAAgataaatttgaatataAAAGCAACACTACTATACTTGATTACCGAATGGAACGTATTGGGGCTGATTTTGTGCCCAATCATTACATACTGTCAATGAGAAAGTCATTTGATCAATTGAAACTGAATGAACAGACAGACATTGACCTAGGAAAAACATTCTTTACTTTAGCTCAATTGGCGAGAAACAACTCCAGGTTAGACATAGCTTCCGAATCTTTGATGTACTGTTTGGAAAAGCGATTGCCTCAAGCAGAGTTGGAATTTGCTGAGATACTATGGAAGCAAGGCGAGAATGATAGAGCTTTAAAAATAGTTCAAGAGATACATGAAAAGtatcaagaaaattcatCCGTCAATTCTCGCGATCGTGCTGCTGTACTATTGAAGTTTACTGAATGGTTGGATCTATCAAACAATTCGGCATCCGACCAAATTATTAAGCAATATCAGGATATATTTCAGATTGATTCTAAATGGGATAAACCATATTATTCCATTGGTTTATACTATAGTAGACTACTTGAGCGTAAGAAAGCAGAAGGTTATATTACTAATGGTCGTTTTGAATATAGGGCAATATCTTACTTCTTACTagcatttgaaaagaatacagCTAAAGTGAGAGAAAATTTACCTAAAGTTGTCACGTTTTGGTTAGATACTGCCGCCGCATCAATTTCTGAGGCTCCAGGAAACAGAAAGGAGATATTGAGCAAAGCAACAGAGGATATATGTGGTCATGTCGAGGAAGCGTTGCAACACTGTCCAACGTATATTTGGTACTTTGTTTTGACTCAGCTATTATCTAGATTACTACACTCACATCAATCATCCGCACAGATAATAATGCATATACTTTTAAGTTTGGCTGTTGAATATCCATCGCATATTTTATGGTATATCTCTGCCCTGATGAACTCCAATTCTTCTAAAAGAGTTCTTCGTGGTAAGCATATTTTAGAAAAGTATAGACAACACTCACAGAATCCTCAGGATTTAGTGTCCACCGCATTAGATTTAACTAAAGCATTGACCCGCGTTTGTTTGCAAGATGTCAAAAGCGTCACAAGTAGATCAGGTAAATCTTTAGAaaaagatttcaaatttgacaTGAACGTGGCTCCCTCCGCAATGGTTGTTCCagtaagaaaaaacttAGATATAATTTCACCTTTAGAATCCAACTCAATGAGGGGCTACCAACCATTTAGACCCGTCGTTACTATAATCAGATTTGGATCATCTTATAAGGTATTTTCTTCGCTAAAAAAACCCAAGCAATTGAATATTATAGGATCAGACGGTAACATTTATGGAATTATGTGTAAGAAGGAAGATGTTCGACAAGATAACCAATACATGCAGTTTGCAACAACAatggattttcttttgagtaAGGATATAGCatcaagaaagagaaaCCTAGGTATAAACATTTATTCTGTGCTATCTCTCCGAGAGGATTGTGGCATATTGGAAATGGTACCAAACGTTGTTACTTTAAGGTCTATCCTTTCTACTAAGTATGAAAGTTTAAAAATTAAGTATAGCTTGAAAAGTCTGCATGATAGGTGGCAACACACTGCGGCAGACGGGAAACTAGAGTTCTATATGGAACaggttgaaaaatttcctcCGATATTGTACCAATGGTTTTTAGAAAACTTTCCCGACCCTATTAATTGGTTTAATGCTAGGAATACGTACGCCAGATCCTACGCCGTCATGGCAATGGTTGGACATATATTAGGTCTCGGTGACAGGCATTGTGAGAACATATTGCTTGATATACAGACGGGTAAAGTCCTTCATGTAGATTTTGACtgtttatttgaaaagggGAAGAGGTTACCTGTTCCAGAAATTGTACCATTTAGATTAACGCCAAATCTATTAGATGCGCTGGGGATTATTGGGACAGAGGGGACATTCAAGAAGTCTAGTGAAGTCACATTGGCTTTgatgagaaaaaatgaagtagCCTTGATGAACGTGATCGAAACAATTATGTATGACAGAAACATGGACCATTCGATACAAAAGGCGTTGAAAGTTctaagaaacaaaatacgTGGAATAGATCCACAAGACGGCCTGGTATTAAGTGTTGCTGGTCAAACAGAAACTTTGATCCAAGAAGCCACATCAGAGGACAATTTAAGCAAAATGTATATTGGTTGGCTCCCATTTTGGTAG